ATCAGGCAATCGACACCATAACCGACAAGTTCGGAACAGATGCTATTAAACGAGCAAGCCTGAAAGATCAAAAATGAATATACCGTGAATTATCATCACTAATTATACATTTCCTGCCAGCAGTATATTTCTGCGCCCAAACGAAACACAGTGCCAGTCCCCTGGCAAAGCTTGACACTCCCATCCTCCTGAAGGAGGAGGGCTTCGCAGGCAACGCACGTCCCATCGGACCACGTTGACGCCTGAAAGCTCTGCCCGAGCCTCAGTATAATAATTATCTCATAAAAATTAAAAAAGTTCACCAATCCCGTCAAATTTTAGTGGCACTCATGTTCATATATAGTGAGAGAGGGGAAAGTTTATGCAAAATGAAATCAAAGACAAGAAAGCAGGTCAATCTGTAAAAGATAAAAAGAAATATTTTCCGGGTTTCCCTACACTAACATCAATTGTCATCAGCCTGATAATATCGCTTTCCTGTGTGGCGGGATATCATCATTACTTTGCCCCCAGGATAGTAACTGTCGATTTGAAGGGATACGTACAGGCACAAAGGGATCTATTTCTCGCAAATAAGATCGATCAGGAAGGCCTCAGGAGGAACCTCGACAAAATGGAAGAAATTATCACGAGTATTCCAAAGAACAACATCGTCTTCTCACGAGACGCCGTTCTGAGAAATGCCAAGGTAATTGAGCTAAAGTAGGCAGAAGGAGAGTCTATTGAACTATATCGAAAAAATCAAAAATTGGTGGTTGAGTAGCCGGGAACAAATCGCCACCTGGAGTCGGAAGAAACGGATAGTTTTTATATTCCTCCTTGCCCTGGTGATTGCCGGCGGCGCGTTAATACCATCCAGATTTGCTGTTACGCTATCCCCGTCTGTAAACCACAGAATATTTTTTATCGCTAAATACACGGCAGGAGATACGGTTAAAAGCGGGGATTACGTTATGATTTTATTTTCCTCGCCCCTCATTGAAAACGGTAAGCCTCAAAAAGTTATCAAACGAGTTGGTTGTGTGCCTGGGGAAGTCTTACTCAACAATGATGGAGAGTTTTCCTGTTACCTGCCCGGAGATGATGAGAAGCCTTCCTGTGACGGAACACTTCTCGGAAAGGCCAAAGAATTTTCGTTGAAAGGGGAGAGACTTCCCGTTTTCAGCCATTCAGGAGTGGTTCCGGAAGGAAAGATGTTCCTGATCGGCAGTCATAAAGACAGCTATGATTCCAGGTATTTCGGCTTTGTCAATGTAAAGGATATTTTATATGTTGCGCATCCGATTATTTAAGAACCTTGCGTTTCTTCTTGTTGTAGGTGCCCTGGTTTTCTTACCCCTTGCCGATGACGCCAATGCCAATGCCAATGCCAATGCCAATGCTGACACTGGTAAAGATCAGGGCAAGGTGGCAGATGAAGAAACATATTCTGGAGGAAATAAGGGTGGCTGGTGGTGGTATGAGAAAGAGGCAGTCAAGCCTGAACCTCGTGAAAAAGAAAAAAAGCTGGTTGAGAAAGAAGTCCCCAAACACCGCATTCCTAATATGGATGACTACATTGTAGATAAACTATGGAATATGCACCCTGACGATTTTCAAGCCCTTCTAATGGATTTTCAGAAGAAAGCTGTTCGAGAGCCGACGGAAAGTAACGTCAGGGATTATTACGTTATGCAGGATATTGCAAGAAGAAAGTCTTTAGCTTTTGCGCACGTGGCAAGTTACGTGATGCAAAAATACCCCCGGTTGAATGTAGCATCGGCAGCTCCGCTGAATGCTCCCGGACGCAACGCCACAGTACAGGCAAGACATGAAGATACCGTGAATGTACTGAGAGACAATAAAGACGACTTTGCCCTTCTATACTTCACAGCGCCAGGGTGTAAGTACTGTGACGCACAGAACGGTATACTTGTATATTTTATACAGAGGACCGGATGGCAGGTAAAGCGAATTGACGTACAGGAACAACCTGATCTTGCGGCAAGATTTAATATACAGACGACTCCATCAATTATTCTGATATACCGGAATTCAGGCGACTTCTTTCCAGTATCAGCAGGCGTAATGGATGTTGCTACATTAGAACTTAACCTGGCCCGGGGGATACAGCACCTGAAAGGTGAAATGACCCCGGAACAGTACGGTATTTACGAACATCAAAAAGGCGGTATTTTTGACCCTGAATCGATATTGGAAAGAAAAAATTAAAAATTGCAGTGGGGGCGTTATGGAAAAAGAATACAAACAATTATGGAACCGTAAACTGTCTTTTTTGGCCGTTTTTATTTTGACCTTAGCTTTCCTTGTTGCAGGTGTTCCGTCTGCCCACGCCAGCGGCTGGGTTGACAGCTGGCTTGACCAGAAGACAACAACACCGGCGGGACACTTTGAGGGGCAGAAAAGGGGGTACTGGACCGGCGGGAGTTTCTCTGGTCGAGTCCAGACCTCAAAAGATTATCTGGCAACCGTGATGCCTCCGAAAATGTCTGCTGGATGCGGAGGAATAGACATATTCAGCGGAGGGATAGCCCTCCTTGACTTCGATTACCTCGTACAGAAGATGCAGAACATTTTACAGGCCGCACCGGCAGTAGCATTTGACCTCGCCCTTAACGTGCTTTGCGAACCCTGCGCAAATACGATCAAGACTATGGAAGCAATCGCAAACTCACTGAATGCGTTACAGCTTGATGACTGTAAGGCATCAAGAGCCGTCGTGGCCAAGATTATGAGCCCTCTCGCAAATAATCCTTGGGCAACGAAAACTGCGGCGGCGGACT
The window above is part of the Syntrophales bacterium genome. Proteins encoded here:
- a CDS encoding S26 family signal peptidase, with product MNYIEKIKNWWLSSREQIATWSRKKRIVFIFLLALVIAGGALIPSRFAVTLSPSVNHRIFFIAKYTAGDTVKSGDYVMILFSSPLIENGKPQKVIKRVGCVPGEVLLNNDGEFSCYLPGDDEKPSCDGTLLGKAKEFSLKGERLPVFSHSGVVPEGKMFLIGSHKDSYDSRYFGFVNVKDILYVAHPII
- a CDS encoding conjugal transfer protein TraF, which gives rise to MLRIRLFKNLAFLLVVGALVFLPLADDANANANANANADTGKDQGKVADEETYSGGNKGGWWWYEKEAVKPEPREKEKKLVEKEVPKHRIPNMDDYIVDKLWNMHPDDFQALLMDFQKKAVREPTESNVRDYYVMQDIARRKSLAFAHVASYVMQKYPRLNVASAAPLNAPGRNATVQARHEDTVNVLRDNKDDFALLYFTAPGCKYCDAQNGILVYFIQRTGWQVKRIDVQEQPDLAARFNIQTTPSIILIYRNSGDFFPVSAGVMDVATLELNLARGIQHLKGEMTPEQYGIYEHQKGGIFDPESILERKN